From candidate division WOR-3 bacterium:
AAATAAAGATAAAAATCAATTATGAAGAAGGAAAATACGATATTATCAGGCTAACAAAAAGTCAAAGGGATTTATTCTCCAAAGATTTGAAATATTTAGTAATTAATCCGGAAGATATAAATAAATTTTCGCCACCATTAAGAGCAAGTGATAATCCGGATATTGATTATGTTATTTTAACCGATACCAATTTAGTTTCTTCTTTTGTTCCATTAAGAGATTGGTTAAGAAAGACAGGTTTATGGACGGAGATAAGAACAACTCAATGGGTTGATAATAATTATTCAGGAAGAGATTTACCTGAAAAAATTAGAAACTTTATTAAAAATTATTTCCAGACACAAGGTTTAAAATATGTTTTATTAGGTGGCGACGGAGATTATAATAATCCAGTTGTGCCCACAAGGCAGGCAGGTCCTTTAACAGTAGGTGGAGAGACAAGGTTTATTGCTTGTGATTTATATTATGCTGATTTAGATTGGTCCTGGAAT
This genomic window contains:
- a CDS encoding C25 family cysteine peptidase gives rise to the protein MRVKNIFVILFFISFIFAGNIIKEFSFGRIDSKKIDNYDLINLEGCNARLEEVGKPIIPFKDISILIPPSAEISSIEILELERKEIPGNYYLYPAQMPRPIGVDYDKEYPFIIDQEFYETEEEYPKELYRIIPSGCKSGFRIGGIFLFPLHYIPKERKLILYSKIKIKINYEEGKYDIIRLTKSQRDLFSKDLKYLVINPEDINKFSPPLRASDNPDIDYVILTDTNLVSSFVPLRDWLRKTGLWTEIRTTQWVDNNYSGRDLPEKIRNFIKNYFQTQGLKYVLLGGDGDYNNPVVPTRQAGPLTVGGETRFIACDLYYADLDWSWN